GGCCGCGGCGCCCCGCCGTACCGGGGGTCGACGGCGCGCACGTGCACGAGGTCCGCGAGGTCCTGGCCGGCGAGGTCGAGACCGGCGAGCGGGTGCTCGTGGTCGCGCAGGACGACCACGTGCCGCCGCTGTCGGTGGCCGACCACCTCGCCCAGCAGGGCAAGCAGGTCACCGTGGTCTACGCGACCCACCAGCCCGCCCCACTACTCGGCCGCTACTACATCGGCGCGATCCTCGGCCGCCTCGACGCCGCCGACGTGCGGTTCGTGTTCATGGAGGAGGTCGTCGCCATCGGAGCCGGCAGCGTGACGACCCGCAACGTCTACTCCGGCAGGGAGCGCGAGCTGGGCGGGTTCGACACCGTCGTGCTCGCGTGCGGCAGCGTCTCCGACGCCACGCTGTACGACGAGCTGCGCGGCCGGCACCCGGACGTGCACGTGCTCGGTGACGCCTACGCCCCCCGCCGCCTCGTCTTCGCCACCCAGCAGGCCAGGGCCCTGGCCCAGCAGATCGTGACGGCCGGCTCGGCCCTCGAGCCCGCCTGACCCACCCGAAGGAGAACGCAATGCTGCTCAAGGACAAGGTCGCCCTCGTCACCGCCGGTGCCTCCGGCATGGGCCGGTCCGGCGCCGAGGCCTTCGCCCGCGAGGGCGCCCACGTGATCGTCGTCGACGTGAACGAGACCGCGGCCAAGGAGACCGTGGCCGGCATCGAGAGCGAGGGCGGCAGCGCGGCGTACGCCGTGGTCGACGTGCGCGACCTCGGTGCGCTCAAGGAGCTCGCCGACGGCGTCACCCGCGACCACGGCAAGCTGCACGTGCTCTACAACAACGTCGGCATCCCGGGCGCCGCCGGTCTCGAGCTGACCGAGGAGGAGTGGGACCTCGGGCTGGAGGTCAACGGCCGTGCGAGCTTCTTCCTCAGCGGCTACCTCCTGGACTCGCTCCGGGCGGCCCAGAACGCGTCGGTGATCTTCACCAGCTCGACCTCCGGGCTGGTCGGCTCGCCGTTCAGCCCCATGTACTCCTTCACCAAGGGTGGCGTCATCGCCCTGGTCCGCTCGATGGCGCTCGCCCACGCTGCCGAGGGCATCAGGGTCAACGCCATCGCGCCCGGCTCGGTCGAGACCCCCGGCCTGCCCGGGTTCTTCCGCATCGACGACCCCGAGGAGATCGAGAGGCGCAAGCAGGCCTTCTTCGCGACCATCCCGATGGGTCGCGCGAGCCAGCCCGAGGAGATCGCCCAGGTCGCCCTGTTCCTGGCCAGCGACATGAGCAGCTACGTCACCGGCGTCACGATCCCGGTCGACGGCGGCATCACGGCCAAGTGACCCGCCTGGCCGCACCGGCAAGGCCGAGGTGACCGCCGGCGGCGCCGGCGGCGCGCGGCTCCACCGGTTCACGGCGCTGGGCGAGCCGCCCAGGCCCTTCTCGCACCACTAGCGGTCCCGACGACGAGGCCCGGCGGACGGAGTCCGCGGGGCCTCGGGTCGTCGTGGCTCAGGTCAGGTCGGCGCGGACCCGGTCCAGGCGGTCGAGGGCGAGTGCGGCGACCTCGGGTGAGGTCACGACGTACATCCGGTCGGCCTCGACGGCCTCGACCACCTGCCGGCCCACGACGGCCGGCTCGACGGCCGCCAGCGGGGTCATCGTGGTCGTGCGAGCCGGGACGGGGGTGGCGCCGGTGTCGGCCAGGGCCGCCGGCCGGTTGCGCGAGGACTCGTGGATGCGGCTCGGGACCGGTCCCGGGCACAGCACGGTGACGCCGATCTGGGGCGCCACGTCGTCGAGCTCGACCCGCAGGGTCTCGGAGAGCCCGACGACGGCGTGCTTGGAAGCCGAGTAGGCGCCGTTGCCTCCGCCGGGGATCGTGGTCAGCCCGGCCATCGAGGCGGTGTTGACGACGTGGCCGCGGCCCGCCGCGATCATCGCCGGCACGAAGGCGCGCACGCCGTTCGCGACGCCGAGCAGGTTCACGTCGAGCGTCCAGCGCCAGTCGTCGGGCGTGTGCTCCCAGAGGGGGCGGCGCGGGGCGATCACGCCGGCGTTGTTGACCAGCACGTCGACCCGTCCGAGCTCGGCCAGGACGTGCTCGGCGAGCTCCGAGACCGAGTCGGGTGAGGACACGTCGACGACGACTCCGGCCGCCGTCGCCCCGGTCGCGTTGACCGCGACGACCGCCTCGTCGAGCGACGAGGGCTCCACGTCGGCAATGACGACGGTCAGGCCGCGCGCCGCGAAGGCGTCCACGATCGCGCGACCGATCCCCGACGCACCACCGGTGACGACCGCGACCTGGCCCGCCTCGAGCCTCACGAGGCCAGCTCCGGCAGCACCTGGGAGCCGAACTCCTCGAGCTGCGCCATCGCGTCGCGGTGCGAGAGCCCCGGCCAGTGCGGCTTGTAGACGAAGTGGGTCATCCCGATGTCCTCGCCGAGCTGACCGAGCTGGTCGACGCACTCGGCGGCGGTGCCCAGGATGAAGCGGTCCTCGATGTCGGCGCGCAGCTCGGCGCCGTCCTCGACCGGGGTGTTCTCCCCCGAGAGCCCCCACTTCTTGTAGACCTCGTAGCGCGCGCGGTAGCGCTCCAGCGCCGCCTCGAGGCCCGCCGCCCTCGAGGGCGCGATGAGCAGCTCGCGGCGCACCGGGAAGTCGCCGTCCAGCGGCAGGCCGGCCTCGGCGCGGGTGGTCAGGAACAGCTCGCGCAGCCCGCGGAGCTCGGTGTGCGTCGGGAAGGGAGGGGTGTACCACGCGTCGCCGAGCCGCGCCGCGCGCTTGACCGCGCCCGCGGCCTGGCCGCCGATCCACACCGGGATCCCGCCCTGCTGCAGCGGTCGCACCGAGGGCTGCGCTCCGCTCACGGAGAAGAACTCGCCCTCGAAGTCGACGACCTCGCCGCTCCACAGCCGGCGCACCAGAGCCAGGGACTCCTCGAAGCGCTTGACCTTGCTGCCCTTCTCCACGCCGAACGCCGCGAACTCGTGCGGGCTGTAGCCCAGACCGACACCGAAGACGGCGCGCCCGTCGGTGAGCACGTCCAGGGTCGCCATCTGCTCGGCGATCTCCACCGGGTTGACCATCGAGAGCAGCACGATGCCGGTCGCGGTCCGCATCGACGGTGCCACGCCACCCATGTGCGTCAGCCAGGGCACGGGCTGGAAGTAGCGCAGCTCGGAGCCGAGGAAGTGCTGGCCGCAGACCATGAGGTCGAAGCCGAGCTCCTCGGAGGTCCGCACCAGCTCCTCGTGCTCGCGGACCTGCTGGCGCGGGTCGGTCGTGGCGTCGTGCACCGAGGTGAGCAGGATCCCGAACCTCACGACGCCTCCCCGGTGAGCGACCCGGCGGCGAGCGGCGTGTGCAGGTGCGCACCGAACAGGTCGGCGCAGTACGGATCGGTGCTCGACGACCAGCGCATCAACGAGACCTTCGCCGCGCGGATGCGGTCGTCCCACCACACGCCCTTCACGCGGTCCACCGCGACGTCGTACGCCGCGGCCACGCCCTCGGGGGTCAGCAGCGCCGACTCCCGCGCCATCCGGTAGCGCTCCTCGTCGCCGAAGAACAGGTCGATGGTCACCGCGAACGGGCCCGCGTTCTTGCTGCGGATGATGTCTGCGCAGTCATAGAGCCGCATGCGCCACCTCCGGGTTGCTGGGTGCCGACACCCGCCGGGGGAAGGCGGTGACGTCGACCGGGAACGCCGCCACCGGATCGGCGACGGGGAGCAGGTGGTAGATCGAGAAGCTGTAGACGTCGGAGACCGGCACGACCACCGGCATCAGCGGCGCGGCCGCGTTGCCGGCGGTCGTCTTGCGTCCCGGGTAGGGACCGATGAACAGCCGGATGAACGCGTAGTACGCCGCCTCCTGGGCCAGCTCCGCGGTGTCGGCGACGACGTCGACGAGCACGCCCGCCTCGTGTCCGGTCACCGCGTGGTGCGGCTCCAGGTCGCCGAGCACCGCGTCGAGTCCGAAGATCCGCGTGTGCAGCCGCAGCCGGCCCTCGGCGACGGCCTGGGCGAAGCGCGGTGCGGTCAGCGTCGCCTGCTCGGCCGCGTCGGTCCACGAGCGGGCCTGCTCCAGCAGCGCCGGCTCGCGGACGCCGAGGAGCGAGACGGCGCGGAAGCCCTCGCGCCGCGCCCCCTCGAGCAGCAGGGTGTACGGCGCCTCGTGCCACTGGGCACCCTCGCAGCGGATGCCGCCGTCGACCTCGGCGTAGGTGGCCGCCGAGAGGTCGAGGGTGCCGCCCGGGTTGTCCTCCTGCGTCGGGTGCGAGCGCTCGTAGAAGGTGTGCGAGACCAGCGAGCGGATCGTGGGAGCCGCGCCCTCGTGCGGCGAGCGCACCGTGAAGCCGGTGGCGTCGAGGCTGGCCCAGATGCAGCGCCCCGAGTCGCCCGGCTCGAGCGCCAGCCCGCCGCACTCCAGCATCTTGCCGGCGTGTGCGGCGATCGCGGTCGGGATGCCGCGCAGCATCGGCAGGGCCATGAACAGCCCGATGTCGAGCGCTCGGCCGGTGATGACGCCGTCGACCCCTTGCTCGAGACCGGCCATGACCGGCTCGGGGCCGATCAGGGCGACCACGCGCTCGACCTGGTCGACGTCCTCGACGGTCAGCGGGTCCGCGAGCCCGGCGCCCGCGGCGCACGGCACGACCGGCGGGCCCTGCTCGACGGCCGCCCGCAGGTCGGCACGGGAGAGCTCGGAGCGGATCACGCCCACCCGGGGCCGCCAGCCGTTCCGCTCGCACATCTCGTCGAACCGGCGCAGGCAGCTCTCGAGGTGGACGTCGCCGCCGGCGATCCCGAAGGAGAAGACGAACGGCACGCCGTGCTCCAGCGCGGCGCGGACGTAGGGCTCCACGTTCGCGGCCTGGTTGGCCGCGACCTGCTCGCCCGAGCCGAGCCAGTAGGGGCCCCAGTCACTCCCGGTCCCCTGAGCGACGACCGCGTCGACACCCCACTCGAAGGCGCGCGCGATCGCCTCCTCGACGTCCGCGGACGGCGCGATGTGGTTGACGAAGCCGAGCAGGCGCACCGGCTCGACAGGGAGTCCGCTCATGCCTGCACCTCCACCAGCTCCTCGCGCAGCCGGCGGCGGAGCACCTTGCCCGCCGCGTTGCGCGGCAGGTCCTCGACGACCACGACGTGGCGCGGTCGCTTGTAGCCCGCGAGCCGGGTCCCGGCCCACGCGGTCAGCTCGTCGGGGTCCAGCCCGTCGCGCGGCACGACGACGGCCGCGACGACCTCGCCCCAGCGCTCGTCGGGTACGCCGACCACCACGGCCTCGGCGACGTCCGGGTGCTCCCGGAGCACGCGCTCGACCTCGGCCGGGTAGACGTTCTCGCCGCCGGAGATGATGAGGTCCTTGACCCGGTCGGTGAGGTAGAGCAGGCCCTCCTCGTCGAGGTGACCCCCGTCGCCGGTGCGCAGCCAGCCGTCCTCGGCGTACAGCGCGGCCGTCTCCTCGGGCCGCCCGGCGTACCCCGGTGAGTTCTGGGCGGAGCGCGTCCACACCTCGCCGAACTCCCCCACCCCGCAGCGCGCCCCGGTCTGCGGGTCGTGGACCTCGAGCTCGACCCAGGGGTAGGGCCGTCCCGCCGAGCGCCAGCGCGGCGACGCCGGGTCGATCTGCGGATCGGCCGGCATCTCGGTGAACGCGCCGGTGGTCTCCGACATCCCGTAGAGCTGGGTCAGCACCGGCCCGAACAGGGTGTGGGCCGCACGCTGGGTGGCCGGGCTGATGGGCGAGGCGCCGTAGAGCACCCGGCTCAGGTGCGGGAAGCGTGAGCCGGCCGGGGCCTCCGCGCACAGCCGGTCGATGATCGCCGGCACCAGGAACGTGTGCGTGATCTCGTCGCGCTCGAGGTGACCGAGCAGGGTCGCCGGGTCGGCGTCGGAGGCGAGCACCGAGGTGGAGCCCGCGACCAGGCCGGCCAGGCCCCAGCTCAGCGCGCCGACGTGGAACAGGGGCGTGGCGAGCAGGGTCCGCGAGTCCGGCTCCAGGCGCCACCAGGGCACGACGCCGGTGGCCTTGGTGCCGAGGTTGCGGTCGGTGAGCAGCACGCCCTTGGGCCGGCCGCTGGTCCCGGACGTGTAGACCTGCAGGACGACGCGGTCCAGGTCCTCGGGCAGGTCGGCCAGGTCGACGGCCGGGGCCGCGGCCAGCCAGGCCTCGTACGCCGGGCCGAGCTCGAGGTCGAGCAGCGAGCCAGG
This genomic window from Nocardioides anomalus contains:
- a CDS encoding AMP-binding protein, producing MSGPYRLADQAREWARSRPDHPAFVRARRVQTFAELDARADRFARGLLAAGLRPGDRVALILANALETFEALLGCARAGAVAVPLNWRLAPAELSEVAADAAPRATVLEPRTAHLFPALRAVPGSLLDLELGPAYEAWLAAAPAVDLADLPEDLDRVVLQVYTSGTSGRPKGVLLTDRNLGTKATGVVPWWRLEPDSRTLLATPLFHVGALSWGLAGLVAGSTSVLASDADPATLLGHLERDEITHTFLVPAIIDRLCAEAPAGSRFPHLSRVLYGASPISPATQRAAHTLFGPVLTQLYGMSETTGAFTEMPADPQIDPASPRWRSAGRPYPWVELEVHDPQTGARCGVGEFGEVWTRSAQNSPGYAGRPEETAALYAEDGWLRTGDGGHLDEEGLLYLTDRVKDLIISGGENVYPAEVERVLREHPDVAEAVVVGVPDERWGEVVAAVVVPRDGLDPDELTAWAGTRLAGYKRPRHVVVVEDLPRNAAGKVLRRRLREELVEVQA
- a CDS encoding SDR family NAD(P)-dependent oxidoreductase, with the translated sequence MRLEAGQVAVVTGGASGIGRAIVDAFAARGLTVVIADVEPSSLDEAVVAVNATGATAAGVVVDVSSPDSVSELAEHVLAELGRVDVLVNNAGVIAPRRPLWEHTPDDWRWTLDVNLLGVANGVRAFVPAMIAAGRGHVVNTASMAGLTTIPGGGNGAYSASKHAVVGLSETLRVELDDVAPQIGVTVLCPGPVPSRIHESSRNRPAALADTGATPVPARTTTMTPLAAVEPAVVGRQVVEAVEADRMYVVTSPEVAALALDRLDRVRADLT
- a CDS encoding SDR family NAD(P)-dependent oxidoreductase, which gives rise to MLLKDKVALVTAGASGMGRSGAEAFAREGAHVIVVDVNETAAKETVAGIESEGGSAAYAVVDVRDLGALKELADGVTRDHGKLHVLYNNVGIPGAAGLELTEEEWDLGLEVNGRASFFLSGYLLDSLRAAQNASVIFTSSTSGLVGSPFSPMYSFTKGGVIALVRSMALAHAAEGIRVNAIAPGSVETPGLPGFFRIDDPEEIERRKQAFFATIPMGRASQPEEIAQVALFLASDMSSYVTGVTIPVDGGITAK
- a CDS encoding LLM class flavin-dependent oxidoreductase is translated as MRFGILLTSVHDATTDPRQQVREHEELVRTSEELGFDLMVCGQHFLGSELRYFQPVPWLTHMGGVAPSMRTATGIVLLSMVNPVEIAEQMATLDVLTDGRAVFGVGLGYSPHEFAAFGVEKGSKVKRFEESLALVRRLWSGEVVDFEGEFFSVSGAQPSVRPLQQGGIPVWIGGQAAGAVKRAARLGDAWYTPPFPTHTELRGLRELFLTTRAEAGLPLDGDFPVRRELLIAPSRAAGLEAALERYRARYEVYKKWGLSGENTPVEDGAELRADIEDRFILGTAAECVDQLGQLGEDIGMTHFVYKPHWPGLSHRDAMAQLEEFGSQVLPELAS
- a CDS encoding acyclic terpene utilization AtuA family protein codes for the protein MSGLPVEPVRLLGFVNHIAPSADVEEAIARAFEWGVDAVVAQGTGSDWGPYWLGSGEQVAANQAANVEPYVRAALEHGVPFVFSFGIAGGDVHLESCLRRFDEMCERNGWRPRVGVIRSELSRADLRAAVEQGPPVVPCAAGAGLADPLTVEDVDQVERVVALIGPEPVMAGLEQGVDGVITGRALDIGLFMALPMLRGIPTAIAAHAGKMLECGGLALEPGDSGRCIWASLDATGFTVRSPHEGAAPTIRSLVSHTFYERSHPTQEDNPGGTLDLSAATYAEVDGGIRCEGAQWHEAPYTLLLEGARREGFRAVSLLGVREPALLEQARSWTDAAEQATLTAPRFAQAVAEGRLRLHTRIFGLDAVLGDLEPHHAVTGHEAGVLVDVVADTAELAQEAAYYAFIRLFIGPYPGRKTTAGNAAAPLMPVVVPVSDVYSFSIYHLLPVADPVAAFPVDVTAFPRRVSAPSNPEVAHAAL
- a CDS encoding DUF4387 family protein yields the protein MRLYDCADIIRSKNAGPFAVTIDLFFGDEERYRMARESALLTPEGVAAAYDVAVDRVKGVWWDDRIRAAKVSLMRWSSSTDPYCADLFGAHLHTPLAAGSLTGEAS